A genomic window from Microbacterium sp. ET2 includes:
- a CDS encoding polysaccharide deacetylase family protein, with protein MSRHPKRRPRSRGSRGRGALPVVLIGALALAACAPATDAAWRPAAFPAARVAVGEFPAAIDPAAVPALRPVRIRNDEVGIQARVALLPGQTPLGDRVIGAVREAIGGREAATGVAYTPQVQARGAGLGDRRCVAESTRLPAADLLADPRLGPANGSGTAVACDIVVAAGPYLGMRVRTVSGDGTAISADTSATLYTDLRTGETVSADALWTLEAGPALWGDIVEALRRDAGALSLAPVQPPDEAGLAVIGAALARSVPAAGTVVVEVPAGFSPPELQALGIAATTEPMAVSVPLDVATPYLTPFGAGLAGAVASALPYEAPATIPAGAETIDCELVPCVALTYDDGPSPYTAGILDELKARDAAATFYVLGQLSRPYADALRRMRDEGHEIANHTWNHPSLPSLTDEQVAAQLRDTSAAIQSVVGTRPTSFRPPYGEYDQNVLRIAGLPAILWDVDTFDYQRPEIDTLIARAVDAPRPGSIVLMHDIHPGTAAAAAATYDGLLDRGFSLVTVTQIFEGDMPASGAWTSGR; from the coding sequence GTGAGTCGGCACCCGAAGCGGCGCCCGAGGTCGCGGGGCTCACGGGGCCGCGGCGCGCTCCCCGTCGTCCTGATCGGCGCGCTCGCGCTGGCCGCGTGCGCACCGGCGACGGATGCGGCGTGGCGGCCCGCCGCTTTCCCCGCCGCCCGAGTGGCGGTGGGTGAGTTCCCCGCGGCCATCGACCCGGCGGCAGTGCCGGCGCTTCGCCCGGTGCGGATCCGCAACGACGAGGTGGGGATTCAGGCCCGCGTCGCTCTGCTCCCCGGGCAGACGCCCCTGGGCGACCGCGTCATCGGCGCGGTGCGGGAGGCGATCGGGGGCCGCGAAGCGGCGACCGGAGTCGCGTACACACCCCAGGTGCAGGCGCGCGGCGCGGGACTCGGCGACCGAAGGTGCGTCGCCGAATCCACCCGCCTCCCCGCCGCCGACCTGCTCGCCGACCCGCGTCTCGGACCCGCGAACGGCTCAGGCACCGCGGTGGCGTGCGACATCGTCGTCGCCGCCGGACCGTACCTCGGGATGCGGGTGCGCACGGTCTCGGGCGACGGCACGGCGATCAGCGCGGACACCTCGGCCACCCTCTACACCGACCTCCGCACCGGCGAGACCGTTTCGGCCGACGCGCTCTGGACCCTCGAGGCGGGTCCCGCACTGTGGGGCGACATCGTCGAAGCCCTCCGACGCGACGCGGGCGCCCTGAGCCTCGCTCCCGTCCAGCCTCCCGACGAGGCCGGGCTCGCCGTCATCGGCGCGGCCCTCGCTCGCTCTGTCCCCGCCGCAGGCACCGTTGTCGTCGAGGTGCCGGCCGGATTCAGCCCGCCCGAGCTGCAGGCACTCGGCATCGCCGCAACGACCGAGCCGATGGCGGTCTCCGTGCCTCTCGACGTGGCGACGCCGTATCTCACGCCGTTCGGGGCGGGTCTGGCCGGCGCTGTGGCATCCGCTCTGCCCTATGAAGCCCCGGCGACCATCCCCGCCGGGGCCGAGACGATCGACTGCGAGCTCGTGCCGTGCGTCGCGCTGACCTATGACGACGGCCCGTCGCCGTACACCGCCGGAATCCTCGACGAGTTGAAGGCACGCGATGCGGCGGCGACGTTCTACGTGCTCGGACAGCTTTCCCGGCCCTACGCCGACGCACTGCGCCGCATGCGCGACGAGGGTCACGAGATCGCCAACCACACCTGGAACCACCCGAGCCTGCCGTCCCTCACCGACGAGCAGGTCGCCGCGCAGCTGCGCGACACCAGCGCGGCGATCCAGAGCGTCGTGGGAACGCGCCCGACGAGCTTCCGCCCCCCGTACGGCGAGTACGACCAGAACGTCCTGCGCATCGCGGGCCTTCCGGCGATCCTCTGGGACGTCGACACGTTCGACTATCAGCGACCCGAGATCGACACGCTCATCGCGCGGGCGGTCGACGCCCCTCGCCCAGGCTCCATCGTGCTGATGCACGACATCCACCCCGGCACCGCGGCAGCTGCGGCCGCCACGTACGACGGGCTGCTCGACCGAGGCTTCTCGCTGGTGACGGTGACGCAGATCTTCGAGGGCGACATGCCGGCGTCGGGGGCCTGGACCTCGGGGCGCTGA
- a CDS encoding dihydrolipoyl dehydrogenase family protein: MDITREYDVVVIGAGAVGENVADRAVQGGMRTVIVEAELVGGECSYWACMPSKALLRSASALRAAQVVDGAKQAVTGDLDVSAALRRRDRITHEWNDDSQVQWLQKAEIDLVRGHARLDGEKRVVVTDDEGIDTILLARHAVAVCTGSAALLPDIPGLRDVEPWTSRDATAVQHPPASLTILGGGVVGAEMATAFAGFGTKVTLVARSGLLGGTEPFAGEMVEESLRGLGVDVRKNVEVTRARAADDGLAVLELSDGSEVAAERVLVATGRTPRTTDLGLESIDLESGTWLDVDDTMLVRGTDWLYAVGDVNHRALLTHQGKYQARAAGDVIAARAKGGAVDDAPWGVHVATADHAAVPQVTFTDPEVASIGLTAAAAEKAGLPLRVIDYDLSWVAGASTVSDDYVGRARAIIDTEREVLVGATFVGPDVAELLHSATIAVVGEVPLSRLWHAVPSYPTVSEVWLRFLEEYGRPTAD; encoded by the coding sequence ATGGACATCACCCGGGAGTACGACGTCGTTGTCATCGGTGCCGGAGCGGTCGGCGAGAATGTCGCCGACCGGGCCGTGCAGGGCGGGATGAGGACGGTCATCGTCGAAGCCGAGCTCGTCGGCGGCGAGTGCTCGTATTGGGCGTGCATGCCCTCGAAGGCGCTGCTGCGGAGCGCGTCGGCGCTGCGGGCGGCGCAGGTCGTGGATGGCGCGAAGCAGGCGGTGACCGGAGACCTCGACGTCTCGGCGGCGCTCCGTCGGCGAGACCGCATCACCCACGAGTGGAACGACGACTCGCAGGTGCAGTGGCTCCAGAAGGCGGAGATCGACCTCGTGCGGGGTCACGCGCGCCTCGACGGAGAGAAGCGCGTCGTCGTCACCGACGACGAGGGCATCGACACCATCCTCCTCGCACGGCACGCGGTAGCCGTCTGCACCGGTTCGGCGGCTCTGCTCCCCGACATTCCGGGGCTCCGCGACGTCGAGCCGTGGACGAGTCGCGATGCGACCGCGGTGCAGCATCCTCCCGCATCGCTGACGATCCTCGGGGGCGGCGTCGTGGGAGCCGAGATGGCGACCGCGTTCGCCGGTTTCGGAACGAAGGTGACGCTGGTGGCCCGGTCGGGGCTGCTCGGCGGCACCGAGCCGTTCGCCGGCGAGATGGTCGAGGAGTCGCTTCGCGGGCTCGGGGTGGACGTGCGCAAGAACGTCGAGGTCACCCGCGCGCGTGCCGCCGACGACGGGCTGGCTGTCCTGGAGCTGTCGGACGGATCAGAGGTCGCCGCCGAGCGCGTGCTGGTCGCCACCGGCCGCACCCCGCGCACGACCGACCTGGGATTGGAGAGCATCGACCTGGAGTCCGGCACCTGGCTCGACGTCGACGACACGATGCTCGTGCGCGGCACCGACTGGCTGTACGCCGTCGGCGACGTCAATCACCGCGCCCTGCTCACCCACCAGGGGAAGTACCAGGCGCGTGCCGCCGGCGACGTCATCGCGGCACGCGCGAAGGGCGGCGCGGTCGACGACGCGCCCTGGGGTGTTCACGTCGCGACGGCCGACCACGCCGCGGTGCCGCAGGTGACCTTCACCGACCCCGAGGTCGCGTCGATCGGACTCACCGCCGCCGCCGCGGAGAAGGCGGGCCTGCCCTTGCGGGTCATCGACTACGACCTGTCGTGGGTGGCGGGAGCATCGACGGTGTCCGACGACTATGTCGGCCGCGCGCGGGCGATCATCGACACCGAACGCGAGGTGCTGGTGGGTGCGACCTTCGTGGGGCCCGATGTCGCCGAGCTCCTCCATTCCGCCACGATCGCCGTCGTCGGAGAAGTGCCGCTGTCCCGGCTCTGGCACGCGGTTCCGTCCTACCCGACGGTGAGCGAGGTGTGGCTCCGCTTCCTCGAGGAGTACGGCCGCCCGACCGCGGACTGA
- the sucD gene encoding succinate--CoA ligase subunit alpha yields MSIFLTKDSKVIVQGITGGEGTKHTALMLKAGTNVVGGVNARKAGTTVLHKDKDGADVELPVFGSVAEAIEKTGADVSIAFVPAAFTKAAMIEAIDAEIPLLVVITEGVPVGDSAEAWAYATSKGNTTRIIGPNCPGIITPDEALVGITPANITGKGPIGLVSKSGTLTYQMMFELRDIGFSTAIGIGGDPIIGTTHIDALAAFEADPETKAIVMIGEIGGDAEERAADFIKANVTKPVVGYVAGFTAPEGKTMGHAGAIVSGSAGTAQAKKEALEAAGVKVGKTPSETAALMRDIVEGL; encoded by the coding sequence ATGTCGATCTTCCTCACCAAGGACTCCAAGGTCATCGTCCAGGGCATCACCGGCGGCGAAGGCACCAAGCACACCGCTCTCATGCTGAAGGCGGGCACCAACGTCGTGGGTGGTGTCAACGCCCGCAAGGCGGGCACCACCGTGCTGCATAAGGACAAGGACGGCGCCGACGTCGAGCTTCCCGTCTTCGGGTCGGTGGCCGAGGCCATCGAGAAGACCGGTGCGGATGTCTCCATCGCATTCGTTCCGGCCGCGTTCACCAAGGCCGCGATGATCGAGGCCATCGACGCCGAGATCCCGCTTCTGGTCGTCATCACCGAGGGCGTGCCCGTGGGCGACTCGGCCGAGGCCTGGGCCTACGCCACCTCGAAGGGCAACACCACTCGCATCATCGGACCGAACTGCCCCGGCATCATCACCCCCGATGAGGCGCTCGTCGGCATCACCCCGGCCAACATCACCGGCAAGGGCCCCATCGGGCTGGTGTCGAAGTCGGGCACCTTGACCTACCAGATGATGTTCGAGCTGCGCGACATCGGCTTCTCCACCGCCATCGGCATCGGCGGCGACCCGATCATCGGCACCACCCACATCGACGCGCTCGCCGCGTTCGAGGCCGACCCCGAGACCAAGGCCATCGTCATGATCGGCGAGATCGGCGGCGACGCCGAAGAGCGCGCGGCCGACTTCATCAAGGCGAACGTCACAAAGCCCGTCGTCGGCTACGTCGCCGGCTTCACCGCTCCCGAGGGCAAGACCATGGGCCACGCCGGCGCGATCGTGTCGGGCTCGGCGGGCACCGCCCAGGCGAAGAAGGAAGCGCTCGAGGCCGCCGGGGTCAAGGTCGGGAAGACCCCGTCCGAGACCGCCGCCCTCATGCGCGACATCGTCGAGGGGCTCTGA
- a CDS encoding NCS2 family permease translates to MGDPTSSRHDDGTPESRLDRFFEITKRGSSVAAEVRGGVVTFVTMAYIVILNPIILSSGVDVDGNSLDFAQLSAVTGLTAGVMTILFGLVARLPFGFAAGLGINSFLAVSVVGEVTWPEAMGLVVINGLIIVLLAATGLRRMIFDAVPLQLKLAITVGIGLFIAFIGFVNAGFVTATGVGSPPVGLGVEGSIGTVPTLVFVFTLLLTGILMARRVRGGILIGLVSGTVVAVIVEAVWNLGSAVDAPGGWGLSVPELPAQWVSLPDLALVGQVDLFGAFARIGVLAALMLVFTLVFTNFFDAMGTLTGLAKEAGLSDAQGNFPRLRSSLIVEGVGAVAGGYTSGSSNTVFIESGAGIGEGARTGLANLVTGGLFLIAMFFTPLVSIVPTEVAAAALVIVGALMMSQIRAIDFSDFSVLLPVFLAVTVMPLTYSIANGIGAGFVSWVIVRVCAGKAREISPLLWIVSAGFVVYFARGPIEAVLGA, encoded by the coding sequence ATCGGCGACCCGACATCGAGCCGGCACGACGACGGCACCCCTGAGAGCCGGCTCGACCGGTTCTTCGAGATCACCAAGCGGGGCTCCTCTGTCGCCGCCGAGGTGCGTGGCGGGGTGGTCACGTTCGTGACGATGGCCTACATCGTCATCCTGAACCCGATCATCCTCTCCAGTGGTGTCGATGTCGACGGCAACAGCCTCGACTTCGCTCAGCTCTCCGCGGTGACGGGACTGACCGCGGGCGTGATGACGATCCTGTTCGGCCTCGTCGCCCGGCTGCCCTTCGGGTTCGCCGCAGGACTCGGCATCAACTCGTTCCTCGCCGTGTCGGTGGTCGGTGAGGTGACGTGGCCCGAGGCGATGGGCCTGGTGGTCATCAACGGCCTCATCATCGTGCTCCTGGCAGCGACCGGCCTTCGCCGCATGATCTTCGACGCCGTGCCCCTGCAGCTGAAGCTCGCCATCACGGTCGGAATCGGCCTTTTCATCGCCTTCATCGGGTTCGTCAACGCCGGGTTCGTCACTGCGACCGGTGTCGGCTCACCCCCCGTCGGGCTCGGAGTGGAGGGCTCGATCGGCACCGTGCCGACGCTGGTGTTCGTCTTCACGCTGCTGCTCACCGGCATCCTCATGGCGCGGCGGGTGCGGGGCGGCATCCTCATCGGACTGGTCAGCGGCACCGTCGTCGCGGTCATCGTCGAGGCGGTGTGGAACCTCGGCTCCGCCGTCGACGCTCCAGGTGGGTGGGGGCTGTCGGTGCCCGAGCTCCCCGCGCAGTGGGTCAGTCTGCCCGACCTCGCGCTCGTCGGGCAGGTCGACCTCTTCGGCGCGTTCGCCCGCATCGGCGTCCTCGCCGCCCTCATGCTCGTCTTCACCCTGGTCTTCACGAACTTCTTCGACGCCATGGGCACCCTGACGGGTCTGGCGAAGGAGGCGGGCCTGTCCGACGCGCAGGGGAACTTCCCGCGGCTGCGCTCGTCGCTGATCGTCGAGGGAGTCGGCGCGGTCGCCGGCGGGTACACCTCCGGGTCGTCCAACACCGTCTTCATCGAGTCCGGCGCCGGCATCGGCGAGGGAGCCCGCACGGGGCTGGCGAACCTGGTCACCGGTGGGCTCTTCCTCATCGCCATGTTCTTCACCCCGCTCGTGTCGATCGTGCCGACCGAGGTGGCCGCGGCGGCGCTGGTGATCGTCGGCGCACTGATGATGTCGCAGATCCGGGCGATCGACTTCAGTGACTTCTCGGTGCTCCTCCCGGTCTTCCTCGCCGTGACGGTGATGCCCCTGACCTACTCGATCGCCAACGGCATCGGCGCGGGCTTCGTCTCCTGGGTGATCGTGCGGGTCTGCGCCGGGAAGGCGCGGGAGATCAGCCCCCTGCTGTGGATCGTCTCAGCGGGGTTCGTCGTCTACTTCGCCCGCGGACCGATCGAGGCCGTCCTGGGCGCCTGA
- the sucC gene encoding ADP-forming succinate--CoA ligase subunit beta → MDLYEYQARDLFEKYEVPVLAGIVADTPEEAKAAAEKLGGVVVVKAQVKTGGRGKAGGVKVAKTPEEAYEAAEAILGLDIKGHIVKRVMIAAGARIAQEFYFSVLLDRANRSYLSLCSVEGGMEIEQLAVEKPEALARIEVDPLTGIDHAKAVEIARAANFPDDLVEQVADVFVRLYDVYKGEDATLVEVNPLVLTEEGEVIALDGKVTLDENAEFRHPGHARLEDKDAADPLEAKAKENDLNYVKLDGEVGVIGNGAGLVMSTLDVVAYAGENHGGVKPANFLDIGGGASAEVMAAGLDVILGDPQVKSVFVNVFGGITACDAVAKGIVGALAELGSTATKPLVVRIDGNRVEEGRRILQEANHPLVTLASTMDEGADKAAELANA, encoded by the coding sequence GTGGATCTCTACGAGTACCAGGCCCGCGATCTGTTCGAGAAGTACGAGGTGCCGGTTCTCGCCGGCATCGTCGCCGACACCCCCGAGGAGGCGAAGGCCGCCGCCGAGAAGCTCGGGGGCGTGGTCGTCGTCAAGGCGCAGGTCAAGACCGGAGGTCGCGGCAAGGCAGGCGGCGTGAAGGTCGCCAAGACCCCCGAAGAGGCCTACGAGGCCGCCGAGGCCATCCTCGGCCTCGACATCAAGGGTCACATCGTCAAGCGCGTGATGATCGCGGCCGGAGCCCGCATCGCCCAGGAGTTCTACTTCTCCGTGCTGCTCGACCGTGCCAACCGCTCGTACCTCTCCCTCTGCAGCGTCGAGGGCGGCATGGAGATCGAGCAGCTCGCCGTCGAGAAGCCCGAGGCGCTCGCCCGCATCGAGGTCGATCCGCTCACCGGCATCGACCACGCCAAGGCCGTCGAGATCGCCCGCGCCGCGAACTTCCCCGATGACCTCGTCGAGCAGGTCGCGGATGTCTTCGTCAGGCTCTACGACGTCTACAAGGGCGAGGATGCCACTCTCGTCGAGGTCAACCCGCTGGTCCTCACCGAGGAGGGCGAGGTCATCGCCCTCGACGGCAAGGTCACGCTCGACGAGAACGCCGAGTTCCGTCACCCCGGCCACGCGCGACTGGAAGACAAGGACGCCGCAGACCCGCTCGAGGCCAAGGCCAAGGAGAACGACCTCAACTACGTCAAGCTCGACGGCGAGGTCGGTGTCATCGGCAACGGCGCGGGCCTGGTCATGTCGACCCTCGACGTCGTCGCCTACGCCGGCGAGAACCACGGCGGCGTGAAGCCGGCGAACTTCCTCGACATCGGCGGCGGCGCATCGGCCGAGGTCATGGCCGCGGGCCTTGATGTCATCCTGGGCGACCCGCAGGTCAAGAGCGTGTTCGTCAACGTCTTCGGCGGAATCACCGCCTGCGACGCGGTCGCCAAGGGCATCGTCGGCGCCCTCGCCGAACTCGGCTCGACAGCCACGAAGCCCCTGGTCGTCCGCATCGACGGCAACCGCGTCGAGGAGGGCCGCCGCATCCTGCAGGAGGCGAACCACCCCCTGGTGACGCTCGCCTCGACCATGGACGAGGGCGCCGACAAGGCCGCCGAACTCGCGAACGCCTGA
- a CDS encoding DUF6350 family protein, with product MQRFVVALLAAVDAAIAAAVGLALILAPATLLWVFGFGTDADWSALWAATASVWQLGHLVPLDITLPPIYLTAAGIDEAAASFSLSLAPLALAALAAGLAARTGVRASRSEAWESGLIGGIVAFTALAAGVALTGANPLAAAPPGLAIVLPALVFAIPATLAAVVTEWREADVGLIARGRDALESRIGESGLAAVSETTRGVGIVVTGFVGAGAVLLTVALIARGPQVVALSQAGNADVLGASVIALSQLAYLPTLVVWAASFIAGPGFAVGAATTVAPAGTQVGVLPPVPLLGVIPESTTSWLLLLALVPVALGALAGWMVRSRLIADHPRAIADGWGLRATVAGAIAALSGGAAALLAQLAGGSIGPGALAQVGPSPAAVGLAVGVEVLIGAAILLALPSGRGSGNDADVDGWRVWQPEPSDEPRPLTGDATADTSRVHDTAPVDGTADRDDAGRVEPADDPDRTDTQPLFPHPRRGEGSPLD from the coding sequence ATGCAACGCTTCGTGGTCGCTCTTCTCGCCGCCGTCGACGCCGCAATCGCGGCGGCGGTCGGCCTTGCGCTGATCCTTGCCCCAGCGACGCTCCTGTGGGTGTTCGGGTTCGGCACCGACGCCGACTGGTCGGCGCTGTGGGCCGCGACCGCGTCCGTATGGCAGCTCGGTCATCTCGTGCCGCTGGACATCACGCTCCCGCCGATCTACCTCACCGCCGCCGGAATCGATGAAGCCGCGGCATCCTTCTCCCTCTCGCTCGCACCACTGGCCCTCGCCGCCCTCGCCGCGGGCCTCGCCGCGCGCACGGGCGTGCGGGCCTCGCGGTCGGAGGCGTGGGAGAGCGGACTCATCGGCGGGATCGTCGCCTTCACGGCGCTCGCCGCCGGCGTCGCGCTCACCGGAGCCAATCCGCTCGCGGCGGCGCCGCCGGGGCTCGCGATCGTCCTTCCGGCACTCGTCTTCGCCATTCCTGCCACCCTCGCCGCCGTCGTCACGGAGTGGCGGGAGGCCGATGTCGGGTTGATCGCCCGCGGCCGCGACGCGCTGGAGAGCCGCATCGGCGAGTCGGGCCTCGCGGCGGTGTCGGAGACGACCCGCGGCGTGGGGATCGTCGTCACCGGATTCGTCGGGGCGGGCGCGGTGCTGCTCACCGTGGCGCTCATCGCCCGTGGGCCGCAGGTGGTCGCGCTGTCTCAGGCCGGCAACGCCGACGTGCTCGGCGCGAGCGTGATCGCCCTCAGCCAGCTCGCGTACCTGCCGACCCTGGTCGTCTGGGCGGCCTCGTTCATCGCCGGGCCGGGCTTCGCCGTCGGTGCGGCGACCACGGTCGCTCCGGCCGGCACGCAGGTGGGGGTTCTCCCTCCGGTACCCCTTCTCGGCGTCATCCCCGAATCGACGACGTCGTGGCTCCTCCTCCTCGCGCTCGTTCCGGTCGCGCTCGGCGCGCTCGCCGGATGGATGGTGCGCTCGCGCCTGATCGCCGACCATCCGCGTGCGATCGCCGACGGGTGGGGCCTGCGCGCCACCGTCGCCGGCGCGATCGCCGCGCTCTCGGGCGGTGCCGCGGCGCTCCTCGCTCAGCTCGCCGGAGGATCCATCGGGCCGGGGGCACTCGCGCAGGTCGGACCGTCGCCCGCAGCGGTCGGGCTCGCCGTCGGCGTCGAGGTGCTCATCGGGGCGGCGATCCTGCTGGCGCTGCCGTCCGGGCGGGGGAGCGGAAACGACGCAGATGTCGACGGGTGGCGGGTCTGGCAGCCGGAGCCGTCGGACGAGCCCAGGCCCCTGACAGGGGATGCCACGGCGGACACGTCTCGGGTGCACGACACGGCGCCCGTGGACGGCACGGCTGACCGGGACGATGCAGGGCGCGTCGAGCCCGCCGACGATCCCGATCGGACCGACACCCAGCCTCTCTTCCCGCACCCCCGGCGCGGCGAAGGGTCGCCGCTAGACTGA
- the purH gene encoding bifunctional phosphoribosylaminoimidazolecarboxamide formyltransferase/IMP cyclohydrolase — protein MAGPSHDPSLYRDRDVVPIRRALVSVSDKTDLLPLAEALAASGVEVVSTGSTAATIRDAGFPVTDVSAVTGFPESLDGRVKTLHPAVHAGLLADLRLEDHERQLGELGIAAFELVVVNLYPFVQTVASGAEGDAVVEQIDIGGPAMVRASAKNHANVAIVVSPESYPAIIDAVRGGGTTLTQRRELAARAFAHTASYDTAVAAWFAEGTLAEEDLPAHLTIKAERLATLRYGENAHQRAAIYTRVGGHGIAQATQLQGKEMSYNNYVDADAALRAAFDMVKPAVAIIKHANPCGIAVTAPNALDPIASAHLRAHECDPVSAFGGVIAANRTVTLKMAENLRDIFTEVIVAPEFEPEALEVFRLKKNLRILQLPADWRQERMDVRLVSGGLLLQDADRFPDDIESVAKDWQLVSGERPAEDEMTNLIFAWKACRAVKSNAIVLAKNSATVGIGMGQVNRVDSCRLAVERAGDRVTGSVAASDAFFPFADGPRVLIDAGVSAIVQPGGSVRDDEVIAAARDAGVTMFFTGERHFFH, from the coding sequence ATGGCCGGCCCGAGTCACGATCCGTCCCTGTACCGCGACCGAGATGTCGTGCCGATCCGCCGCGCACTGGTGTCGGTGAGTGACAAGACCGATCTGCTGCCGCTGGCCGAGGCCCTCGCCGCGTCCGGTGTGGAGGTCGTCTCGACCGGGTCGACGGCGGCGACGATCCGCGACGCCGGCTTCCCGGTGACGGACGTCTCGGCGGTCACCGGCTTTCCCGAGTCGCTCGATGGGCGCGTGAAGACCCTGCACCCCGCCGTGCACGCGGGCCTCCTCGCCGATCTGCGGCTGGAAGACCACGAGCGTCAGCTGGGCGAACTGGGCATCGCCGCGTTCGAGCTGGTCGTGGTGAATCTCTACCCGTTCGTCCAGACCGTCGCCTCCGGCGCCGAGGGCGACGCGGTCGTCGAGCAGATCGACATCGGTGGCCCGGCGATGGTGCGCGCGTCGGCCAAGAATCACGCCAACGTCGCCATCGTCGTCTCTCCCGAGTCCTACCCCGCGATCATCGACGCGGTCCGCGGCGGCGGCACCACCCTGACCCAGCGCCGCGAGCTCGCCGCCCGCGCGTTCGCTCACACCGCGTCGTACGACACCGCCGTGGCGGCCTGGTTCGCCGAGGGGACGCTCGCCGAGGAGGACCTGCCGGCCCACCTGACGATCAAGGCCGAGCGCCTGGCCACCCTCCGCTACGGCGAGAACGCGCACCAGCGCGCGGCGATCTACACCCGCGTCGGCGGGCACGGCATCGCTCAGGCCACCCAGCTCCAGGGCAAGGAGATGTCGTACAACAACTACGTCGACGCCGACGCCGCGCTGCGCGCGGCGTTCGACATGGTCAAGCCCGCGGTGGCGATCATCAAGCACGCCAACCCCTGCGGCATCGCCGTCACGGCGCCCAACGCCCTCGACCCGATCGCCTCCGCGCACCTGCGCGCGCACGAGTGCGACCCGGTGTCGGCCTTCGGCGGCGTCATCGCGGCGAACCGCACCGTCACGCTCAAGATGGCCGAGAACCTGCGCGACATCTTCACCGAGGTGATCGTCGCCCCGGAGTTCGAGCCGGAGGCGCTGGAGGTGTTCCGGCTGAAGAAGAATCTGCGCATCCTGCAGCTGCCCGCCGACTGGCGGCAGGAGCGGATGGACGTCCGTCTCGTCTCGGGCGGCCTGCTGCTGCAGGACGCCGACCGCTTCCCCGACGACATCGAGTCGGTCGCGAAGGACTGGCAGCTGGTGTCGGGGGAGCGGCCCGCAGAAGACGAGATGACGAACCTCATCTTCGCCTGGAAGGCGTGCCGGGCGGTGAAGTCGAATGCGATCGTGCTGGCGAAGAACTCCGCCACCGTCGGCATCGGCATGGGGCAGGTCAACCGGGTCGACTCCTGCCGTCTCGCCGTCGAGCGGGCGGGGGATCGCGTGACCGGTTCGGTCGCCGCATCCGATGCCTTCTTCCCCTTCGCCGACGGCCCGCGCGTGCTCATCGACGCCGGCGTCTCGGCGATCGTGCAGCCCGGCGGGTCGGTGCGCGACGACGAGGTCATCGCGGCTGCGCGCGACGCGGGCGTGACGATGTTCTTCACCGGGGAGCGGCACTTCTTCCACTGA
- a CDS encoding nitroreductase family deazaflavin-dependent oxidoreductase, with amino-acid sequence MPLKGEYKPSTSQWAREQAEQYEASGGTEANLLRGVPIIVLTTVGAKSGGLRKTALMRVEHEGRYAVVASKGGAPDEPAWAANMRAHAHVELQDGAVKRDYRARELSGDEYTEWWNRSAEVWPDYNEYQKKTDRTIAVFVLEPFDPSE; translated from the coding sequence ATGCCGCTGAAGGGCGAGTACAAGCCGAGCACGTCGCAGTGGGCGCGTGAGCAGGCCGAGCAGTACGAGGCGTCGGGCGGAACCGAAGCCAACCTCCTGCGCGGCGTGCCGATCATCGTGCTGACCACGGTCGGCGCGAAGAGCGGGGGCCTGCGCAAGACGGCGCTGATGCGCGTCGAGCACGAGGGGCGCTACGCAGTCGTCGCCTCGAAGGGCGGCGCACCCGACGAACCCGCATGGGCTGCGAACATGCGCGCGCACGCGCACGTCGAACTGCAGGATGGCGCGGTCAAGCGCGACTATCGGGCGCGCGAGCTCTCGGGCGACGAGTACACCGAATGGTGGAACCGCTCGGCCGAGGTGTGGCCCGACTACAACGAGTATCAGAAGAAGACCGACCGCACCATCGCGGTCTTCGTCCTGGAACCGTTCGACCCGTCGGAGTAG
- a CDS encoding response regulator transcription factor — protein MIRILIADDEDMIRSALAALLRLEDDFEVVAECRDGEEAVAEAVRLRPTVCLLDLEMPGLDGVDAAARIRRQAGSKCVVVTRHARPGVLRRALSAGVDGFLPKSRRAQDVAAVIRDVAAGRRYVDPEIAADALTDERSPLTDRELDVLRAGSRGETIAEIAATLHLSPGTVRNHVSAVLGKLGLATRQQAAILARERGWI, from the coding sequence ATGATCCGCATCCTCATCGCCGACGACGAGGACATGATCCGCTCGGCGCTCGCGGCGCTGCTGCGGCTCGAGGACGATTTCGAGGTCGTCGCCGAGTGCCGCGACGGAGAGGAGGCCGTCGCCGAGGCGGTGCGTCTTCGCCCCACCGTGTGCCTGCTCGATCTGGAGATGCCGGGCCTCGACGGCGTCGATGCGGCCGCGCGCATCCGTCGTCAGGCGGGGTCGAAGTGCGTGGTGGTGACGCGGCACGCGCGACCGGGGGTGCTGCGCCGGGCGCTCAGCGCGGGGGTCGACGGGTTCTTGCCCAAGTCGCGGCGGGCGCAGGATGTCGCCGCGGTGATCCGCGACGTCGCCGCCGGGCGGCGCTACGTCGACCCCGAGATCGCCGCCGACGCCCTCACCGACGAGCGGAGCCCCCTCACCGACCGCGAGCTCGACGTGCTGCGTGCGGGATCACGCGGTGAGACGATCGCCGAGATCGCGGCGACACTGCACCTCTCACCCGGGACCGTGCGCAACCACGTCTCGGCCGTGCTCGGGAAGCTCGGCCTCGCGACGCGTCAGCAGGCAGCGATCCTCGCGCGCGAGCGCGGGTGGATCTGA